Part of the Leptodactylus fuscus isolate aLepFus1 chromosome 6, aLepFus1.hap2, whole genome shotgun sequence genome, CCGCCTGGATCTTAAGGATTTAGAGAGCAAAATCCAACATGGCTACCCAGATGTGCATTTTGCTCAGACGCGCCTCATTTGTTTAGAGAACAGCCACAACCGTATGGGGGGCCGTGTGTTACCCCTGTCCTACATGAAGGAGGTGGGTGCAGGGTCCGCCATTGTACTGTGTGTCATACCCTTCCAGATAAACTCACTGTCATCCTCCTTTGTAGGTGCGGGACCTCGCAGATCGCTACGGGCTGAAGATCCACCTAGATGGGGCACGGCTGCTCAATGCGGCAGAGGCTCTGGGGGTGGAGCCGGCGGAGATTGTCCAATTCTGTGACTCCGTCTCACTGTGTCTTTCAAAAGTATGGAAACCATAGGGGAAAGACTTGAGTCTCATTATATGGACTCGGTATCTATATGAAAGTCTTGTGTTGGTTGCAGGGACTTGGGGCGCCGGTGGGATCGATAATTGGGGGGACGGCGGAGTTTATTGCTGAGGCGCGGCGGATGAGGAAGATGCTGGGAGGAGGGATGCGGCAGGCCGGAGTACTGGCGGCTGCTGGACTGGTGGCATTGAGACAAGCCAAAGAGAACGTGAGGAGAGATCATCACAATGCCAAGACCTTTGCCAAAGGTAAGGGGGTGTGGAAATGAGCTGGTGTCGCTTCACAGAGCTGATCAGCGGCAGTCCCGGACATTGCATTGCTGAAGATTAGGTCACCTTTATGGTGGGGAGTGCGACTTAAATAGCCATGATAGGAATCTCTGCTTATGGAACATCTGACCAATAAGAATTGCAGTGTCATGTATAGGGGCATGACAagtgtctgatcggtggggggtcCTTCACATATTTGTAGAATTGGGTTGGATCAGTTTTCTAGTATATTCTCCATAGAGTGCAATGCAGAAGTGGGAGAGCTCGTGGCCCTCGGTATGACAGTGTATGGGCTAAATGGAAGAAGTATCATCCATGGACAAGAGTGACAGGACCCGACCAGGCATCGTGAGGATACACCTGAGATATCGATAGCACGTCCACAGTATATACCATAGGTGTAGAGTAGATATAGAGGGGCGGCCACAGTGCACTACCACctcaattcacttctatggggcttctaAAAACAACCACACCCCTCAATACGAGGGCCAGGGGTTGTCAGACCCCAGTTCTGGAGATAGAGGTGCAGTCAGACAGGTGAAGCACATTTCATGCATACATCAGAAATGTctacgggtgcattcacacggagtaaacgcggcacgccgttaacgcgaccgcaaacatgcaccatcaaaaTCGCGCCGCAAATGtcccgtttactccgtgtgaatgcaccctaagttagAGCAGGCAGTGGGTTGGTCGGCGACTAATCTATTGTGACATGTTTGGTAGTGCAGATCACTTGTTGCTCTTGACAATCTCACATGTCCCCGTCTATTAATTCTACCAATGGTTTCTCGTCCTTGCAGGGGTGCAGGAGCTGGCCTCCCCCGTCTGCACCGCCGACCCCGCCATCGTGGACAGTAACATGCTGATGCTCACAATTACACCGCCATTATCTGGACAGGAGCTGTGTGACCAGCTGAGTGCAAGCGACCAGTCTGGGGTGGTGGTGAAAGCGCTGGACTACCCCCCTGAGAGAGTGCGGCTCGTCTGGCATCGAGACGTCTCCGCTGAGAACACCCTGCGGGCACTAGAGAAGCTCAAGTGGGTGCTGCAAAAGTACAAGAGCGGGGAAACCCAACCAGAGACCCCCAGGGGGTAATGTCAGGAGTGTGCGGGGCTCTTACACTGCGGCCACATCATAACGGTGTAATAAAGGAATGGAATCCCGCACAGCAGAGGTGAATATGTAACCGGCTCCTGGCATGTAGCAGTGTGgagagggcaaaggtcacacagcAAGAGCTATAGAGCCATGGTCTGCGTGCTagggtactacaactcccagcagactATAGCCATCATGGCATGCTGGGGACAAACTGGGCACCTATGAGGGCACCAGTAGACACAGCACTAATGTATCCCCAGTGCCGGCCATCACAGAGACTAGAATAAACTTTATCAACCACCATATCAGCAATAATCTGCAATATGCAatagtggtcacccagctttcccagggagAGAAAGAACTAAATGGATTCATTCATTTATtagagggaaagggttaatacataCAACACGAGAAGGACTTGAATAAAATCTCAGGGTGGACGAAGACGACAATGAAAGAAACAGGCAAGGAAATATTAACAGTATATACAGCGAGCGGGGGAGGGTCAGTCGTCCTTGTCCAGCTTCTCCAGTGACCCCCTCACCGTCTGGGCCGTCGTCTGGAACTTATCGATGTGCTGGTTCATCACTTTATTCTGGAAGACAAGAAGTAGGACAATAGGAGACAGTAATAGGGTAGACGGCGCCCCCTGATGGGCAAACTGAGAAGTGCACCCACTACAGAGCGTGCTCAGTAAGGGCCTCACGTCTCCAACCCAGGAAACAGCCTGCAAGTCCACGTAGATGAGTATATACTACTCCACGGCCACCGCAGGAGACATCAGGTTAGGTCGGCGGCCTTATGGGATGAGGTCACctgtcttaaaggaacactccaagtGTAAAGCATTGCCCGGGCagtggtattaaaggggtattcctgtttACTAGAAAGGGCTTACCCCTAGGCCATAAAACCCGGCAACCCCGTTAAGTGAATAAGGTtacgctgcaataccagacatgaacAGAAGTGGCGCTATTTCTCAGAGTCATCTATGCCCAGGTTTATCTATGACCAATGTGACATTTACCATCTTTATCTTGACCCGCTCCTTGTCCAGCTTGAGGAATTCGCTGAGTGTCATGTCCTCGGCCTTCTTCTTCAGGGTGATGAAGGGACAGGCGGGCGAATGCTTCTTGTGCTCATCCCTGTGAGGGGAAACAACCGGCGCGTTATAGAAGTGGCCCCACCcccccaatatggctgccatagtGCCGCGCCCCCTGCCCTCTCGGATGACACTTACATGGGGTCGTCCTCGGGCTCCCAGCCCTCCAGCTCCTTTAGGCAGAAGAAGCATTGAGCGACGTCTGGGCTGTTCCCGCCGGGGCAGTGGATGAAGCCGGCGGCCGCCATCTGTAAGGGGGGAGGGGATGTTATTTAGGGTCTCCACAACAACGCCCctcgtactactactcccaacatcTGGGGTAATGTGGGAAGGGGTCACCACGGACGCTATGACCTGGGTGTGGGGTCTATTAGGCCACTATTACAGGTATTACCCTCCCCCCATACTGTTACTATAATCACAATGACATCATACCTACCTGTATACTCCTGCAGGATGTGCGCACCTTCTATTCTGCTCCCCCATCCCACTGACACCCTAGTGGCATTCCAGGGGGCAGAACAGAAGTCGCACAGCCTGTGTAGGGGTCACACCAGCGGGGTCACTCTCTAAAATGGGTCTTGTGGACACTCCCAGGTGTCGGCCGATGCCGtacaccaggggtctcaaactcgtggCCCGCGGGacgatagtttgcggcccccgggtgtttaactatggcggccaccatagctgctgggtgtctacCCCTCAGGCGCCTaggccattttgctggtgattgccggcgcctggagcatgcgccagggccgacatcacgtttGCATGACAGCCGCGAGCCTTGTAAAGGTTTCCTGgccggtctgcagtgattttcttttgcaggctgctctatgcagcctgcaaaagaaataattttttgcaatgtattgcaatacattagcattgtaatgcattgcattaatgatcaaaccccctggggttcaagacccatggggggtgtctaataaatgcaaaaagaaatttaaaaaagttaaaaaaaaatgtaaaaaaataaaaagttttaaaaattcaaatcactcccctttccctagaacacatataaaagtagttgaatactgtgaaagacatactgtacatgttaggtatcaccaTGTCCAAAAAAGccggctctacaaatctataaaaatatttttcctgtatggtaaacaccgtaatgggggaaaaaaaaaagtcaaaagtgccaaaccgccgttttttcactgttttgcctctgataaaaatttgaatcagAAATTAACAAAGCAAtagtaattccccaaaatggtagaactaaaaagtacacccggcctcgcaaaaaaaaaaaaaaaaacaaaaagactatctatgcatccctgtactcggaagtataaaaaagttacggccgtcagaatatggcgacttttagaaaaaaataaataaatttgggaaagcctgatgcggcccagcctcacccagactacctccagcggcccccgggtacattgagtttgagacccctgctgtacACTGAATATTACACGTCATACAGGAGATCAGCTGTCACCGCGTAGCCTACAAGTGACCCGCGGCCCGGACATTGGGGACCTCGGATATAACAGGTGACACAGTCTGGTCCTGACAGGTCATAGCCAGGAAAATATCAGGCCCAGAATGATCTATAGAAGCAGGTCCAGAGAGATACAGCTATATATACATAGTACagacacatgtatatacatacaggcacacagatacaacccctatatatacaccactAGCTATATATACATAGTACAGACATATCCtatacagacacacagatacagcccctatatacacacacactcccttaggccttattcagacTATCCATATTTGTGGGATGTTTGCTAAGTGGcgccccctgcaggtagtcatCTATTCttcagaaatgaatgaaagcccATCCATTTATCTGATACAACTTTATACACTCTGTGTGATCCCGGCCTTAGACTGTAACATTACTGAtattttattatctctgtactgtgacatcactgtgtgtattatcctgtactgtgacatcactgtgtgtattatccctgtactgtgacatcactgtgtgtattatcctgtactgtgacatcactgtgtgtattatccctgtactgtgacatcactgtgtgtattatccctgtactgtgacatcactgtgtgtattatccctgtactgtgacatcactgtgtgtattatccctgtactgtgacatcactgtgtgtattatccctgtactgtgacatcactgtgtattatctctgtactgtgacatcactgtgtgtattatctctgtactgtgacatcactgtgtgtattatctctgtactgtgacatcactgtgtgtattatcctgtactgtgacatcactgtgtgtattacctctgtactgtgacatcactgtgtgtattatcctgtactgtgacatcactgtgtgtattatctctgtgctgtgacatcactgtgtgtattatcctgtactgtgacatcactgtgtgtattatctctgtactgtgacatcactgtgtgtattatcctgtactgtgacatcactgtgtgtattatcctgtactgtgacatcactgtgtgtattatccctgtactgtgacatcactgtgtgtattatcctgtactgtgacatcactgtgtgtattatctctgtgctgtgacatcactgtgtgtattatcctgtactgtgacatcactctgtgtattatcctgtactgtgacatcactgtgtgtattatctctgtactgtgacatcactgggtgtattatcctgtactgtgacatcactgtgtatattatccctg contains:
- the LOC142210238 gene encoding uncharacterized protein LOC142210238, coding for MYTRSQSGPETGVVVVDLRSDTVTKPCAEMRKAMAEAEVGDDVYGEDPTVNEIQRYAAQILGTEDALFVASGTMGNLVSVMVHCRVRGSEVLVGDEADMFLYEQGSIAQLAGVFPRAIRTLKHGRLDLKDLESKIQHGYPDVHFAQTRLICLENSHNRMGGRVLPLSYMKEVRDLADRYGLKIHLDGARLLNAAEALGVEPAEIVQFCDSVSLCLSKGLGAPVGSIIGGTAEFIAEARRMRKMLGGGMRQAGVLAAAGLVALRQAKENVRRDHHNAKTFAKGVQELASPVCTADPAIVDSNMLMLTITPPLSGQELCDQLSASDQSGVVVKALDYPPERVRLVWHRDVSAENTLRALEKLKWVLQKYKSGETQPETPRG
- the BIRC5 gene encoding baculoviral IAP repeat-containing protein 5 — its product is MVNTSPLVLPPVRPGDPRLPDEWRLYLQDTRERTFSNWPFTEGCACTPERMAAAGFIHCPGGNSPDVAQCFFCLKELEGWEPEDDPMDEHKKHSPACPFITLKKKAEDMTLSEFLKLDKERVKIKMNKVMNQHIDKFQTTAQTVRGSLEKLDKDD